From the genome of Dickeya aquatica, one region includes:
- a CDS encoding efflux RND transporter periplasmic adaptor subunit gives MPRFSMIAYGLAWIALTGCDEQKQALTPPPQPVKARQVQKVRYQNEAQISGEVTARFQADLAFRTEGRVIARLVDVGSRVQKGQVLARLDDIEKKADVDVALATLHSARATLQLKQRIFSRDQKLLTIHAIPQAEWDQAREDLSSAQAGVVSAQSSLDTAKDALTYTELKSDADGVIVSRQLEVGQVVASAQTVLTLAHDGPRDAVFDVPEAILLNEHAGDALLVRLISAEEGEAVTAQVREMAPVLDEASGTVHVKTALPVSAQWPLGAPVVGNIVVSEQPGILLPPGALTSHQGKPAVWVIAEGKDTVSLHEISVARYRSQDVIVTAGLTSGAWVVTEGSKFLVAGQHVSREQP, from the coding sequence ATGCCACGGTTTTCGATGATCGCGTACGGGTTAGCCTGGATAGCCCTGACAGGGTGTGACGAGCAAAAACAGGCGCTGACGCCACCTCCGCAGCCGGTAAAAGCACGACAGGTGCAAAAGGTCCGGTATCAAAATGAGGCGCAAATCTCGGGGGAGGTGACGGCGCGCTTTCAGGCCGATCTGGCATTCCGCACCGAAGGGCGAGTTATTGCACGTCTGGTTGATGTCGGAAGCCGGGTTCAGAAAGGACAGGTCCTTGCCCGCCTTGATGATATCGAAAAAAAAGCAGACGTGGATGTTGCCCTGGCAACGTTGCATTCGGCACGCGCAACGCTCCAGCTAAAACAACGTATTTTTAGTCGCGACCAAAAGTTGCTGACAATCCACGCTATCCCACAGGCCGAGTGGGATCAGGCGCGTGAGGATTTAAGCAGTGCGCAGGCTGGGGTGGTCAGCGCGCAGTCTTCACTTGATACGGCGAAGGATGCACTGACGTATACCGAACTCAAGTCCGATGCTGATGGTGTGATTGTTTCGCGGCAACTGGAAGTTGGACAGGTGGTCGCTTCAGCACAAACCGTGCTCACTCTGGCGCATGATGGCCCCCGTGATGCGGTATTTGATGTACCGGAAGCGATTTTACTCAATGAACATGCTGGCGATGCCCTCCTGGTGAGATTGATTTCGGCAGAAGAAGGGGAGGCTGTCACCGCGCAAGTACGCGAAATGGCCCCCGTGCTGGATGAAGCCAGTGGCACCGTGCACGTTAAAACCGCATTACCCGTCTCTGCGCAATGGCCGCTCGGCGCACCCGTTGTCGGCAATATCGTGGTCAGCGAGCAACCGGGCATTTTACTGCCACCCGGTGCGCTGACATCACATCAGGGCAAACCCGCGGTGTGGGTGATAGCGGAAGGGAAAGATACGGTTTCCCTGCATGAGATCTCGGTTGCACGCTATCGTTCGCAAGACGTTATCGTGACCGCCGGTCTTACATCCGGTGCGTGGGTGGTGACTGAGGGCAGCAAATTTCTGGTAGCAGGACAGCATGTTTCCAGGGAGCAACCGTGA
- a CDS encoding efflux RND transporter periplasmic adaptor subunit has translation MNRQQWFLMGPMAMVLASIAGCDDKAAVNPSPRYVLSATALKESSGGMSLAGTVQPRVTSALSFQTPGRVVSRHVEVGDEVKAGQVLARLDPLALAFAVQSARASVQDAQAKLQNAVITAKRQRSLAAVNVTSVENLEAAEQSLTAAQAAVDVAQARLRKASEQLSYAELKARVDGVITAVSVETGQTVAAGQTVLQIAYLGERDAVVDLPESQLKDVTLGHRFEVALQMDPAVKWTGELREIAPAADAATRMRRVKIAINDAPEAFRLGTVVTVSP, from the coding sequence ATGAACCGACAACAATGGTTTTTAATGGGCCCGATGGCGATGGTGCTGGCATCAATCGCGGGGTGTGATGATAAAGCCGCCGTCAATCCCTCGCCGCGTTACGTGTTATCTGCCACAGCGCTTAAGGAATCCTCCGGCGGGATGAGCCTGGCCGGGACGGTGCAGCCGCGTGTCACCTCCGCGCTTTCCTTTCAAACGCCGGGCCGTGTCGTGTCCCGGCATGTTGAGGTGGGCGATGAGGTGAAAGCCGGGCAGGTACTCGCCCGGCTCGATCCTCTGGCGTTGGCGTTCGCTGTACAAAGTGCGCGGGCTAGCGTGCAAGATGCCCAGGCAAAACTGCAAAACGCCGTTATCACGGCGAAGCGTCAACGGAGTCTTGCAGCGGTCAATGTCACCAGCGTTGAGAACCTTGAGGCGGCCGAACAAAGCCTTACCGCCGCTCAGGCGGCAGTCGATGTGGCACAGGCCAGACTACGCAAAGCCAGTGAGCAGTTAAGTTATGCCGAACTGAAAGCGCGCGTGGATGGTGTCATCACCGCAGTGTCGGTTGAGACCGGGCAGACGGTGGCTGCTGGTCAGACGGTATTGCAGATAGCTTATCTGGGTGAGCGCGATGCCGTGGTTGACCTGCCGGAATCTCAGCTAAAAGACGTGACTCTGGGCCATCGGTTTGAGGTCGCGCTGCAGATGGATCCCGCCGTGAAATGGACTGGAGAACTGAGAGAGATTGCCCCGGCGGCAGATGCGGCGACGCGCATGCGCCGGGTGAAAATTGCCATTAATGA